The following are from one region of the Salvia hispanica cultivar TCC Black 2014 chromosome 1, UniMelb_Shisp_WGS_1.0, whole genome shotgun sequence genome:
- the LOC125218443 gene encoding G-type lectin S-receptor-like serine/threonine-protein kinase RLK1 gives MSIFTILFLLLISTSAQAQRRSSNFTLGSNLTLTSNATWPSPSGIFAFGFFPQHFNSYAVGIFLPDKTVVWTANRDRDSDPTVPNDVVSLLLTPEGRLVLRRRQGQDVDVFSLNATIALASMHDNGNFVLYDSNSRIIWQSFDNPTDTLLPGQRLVEGEEIVSSASETDYGRGNFRLKMQTDGNLVQYPVNTPDAPAYAYYGSSTNTDGNVSLNLDSDGRLYVLLNDTVTLLNIYNGGLPTQRSINFMRLDVGGIFRIYSLSLGDLNLTRRWSSTEDECKPKGICGINAFCILLDNKPDCQCLPGFFFAQSGNHKAGCSRNFSAQGCSNRDNRLKYDMRTVESTVWEDSSYEILQMKMSEEECSKACLDDCNCEAAFFKDDSCQKQKLPLRFGRRSLQDSNVATLIRFGTNMVPDIGGDSNRKRIIKNEGHMDVLIIGIVLMSIGVFSLAISVIFVRQRRKDYKKIGKEDGANFVEGISLQVFTFKHLSEATNGFKEEVGRGASGTVFKGVMQNGKKMVAVKRLEKEFAQGEIEFQTELKTIGKMYHRNLVRLLGYCLDGDNKLLVFEFMSNGSLADILFNKEKQLKWEERMEIARDISRGILYLHQECETQIIHCDIKPQNILMDDNWRAKISDFGLAKLLKQDQTNTITGIRGTKGYVAPEWFQKQAITVKADVYSFGVVLLEIICCRKCVDHSRSEDEAILEEWVYKCFVTGKIGSVVGDEMVDESKVERMVMIGIWCVQDEPSLRPTMKNVLLMLEGILEISIPPNPSFS, from the coding sequence ATGTCCATCTTCACAATCTTGTTTCTCCTTCTCATTTCTACATCAGCACAAGCTCAAAGAAGATCATCCAACTTCACCTTAGGCTCTAACCTCACACTCACCTCCAACGCCACATGGCCTTCCCCCTCCGGCATCTTCGCCTTCGGATTCTTCCCCCAACACTTCAACAGCTACGCTGTCGGCATCTTTCTTCCCGACAAAACCGTCGTCTGGACAGCGAATAGGGACAGGGACAGCGATCCGACTGTCCCCAACGACGTCGTCTCCTTGCTACTAACGCCCGAGGGCCGGCTAGTCCTGCGCCGGAGACAAGGCCAAGACGTAGACGTCTTCAGCCTCAACGCAACCATCGCGTTGGCATCAATGCATGACAACGGCAACTTCGTTCTCTATGATTCAAATTCAAGGATAATCTGGCAGAGCTTTGACAACCCGACAGACACCCTCCTTCCCGGCCAGCGCCTCGTGGAAGGGGAAGAGATCGTCTCCAGCGCCTCGGAGACCGACTACGGGAGAGGGAATTTCAGGCTGAAGATGCAGACCGATGGAAACCTCGTGCAGTATCCTGTCAATACGCCGGACGCACCAGCTTACGCTTACTATGGATCAAGTACAAACACAGATGGTAACGTCTCTCTCAACCTCGACAGCGACGGCCGACTCTATGTGCTGCTCAACGATACAGTGACTCTGCTGAATATATACAATGGTGGACTCCCTACGCAGAGATCCATCAATTTCATGAGGCTCGATGTCGGAGGAATCTTCCGCATCTACTCTCTCTCCCTCGGTGATCTCAACTTGACCAGGAGATGGTCCTCCACAGAAGACGAATGTAAACCCAAAGGTATCTGCGGAATCAATGCCTTCTGCATTCTGTTGGATAATAAGCCGGATTGTCAGTGTCTTCCCGGTTTCTTTTTCGCTCAATCCGGAAACCACAAAGCGGGCTGTTCGAGAAACTTCTCGGCGCAGGGCTGTTCCAATAGAGACAATAGACTGAAGTACGATATGAGAACAGTCGAAAGCACCGTATGGGAGGATAGCTCTTATGAGATCTTGCAAATGAAGATGAGTGAAGAAGAATGCAGCAAAGCATGCCTTGATGACTGCAACTGTGAGGCAGCCTTCTTCAAAGATGACAGCTGCCAAAAGCAGAAGCTTCCGTTAAGATTCGGGAGAAGGTCTCTACAAGACTCAAACGTGGCTACTCTCATTCGCTTTGGTACAAACATGGTACCCGACATTGGAGGCGATTCCAACCGTAAAAGAATCATCAAGAATGAGGGGCATATGGACGTCCTCATCATCGGAATTGTTCTCATGTCCATAGGCGTCTTCTCGTTGGCAATTTCTGTGATCTTTGTTCGCCAGAGGCGGAAGGACTACAAGAAGATCGGTAAAGAAGATGGAGCTAACTTCGTAGAGGGAATTTCACTGCAAGTGTTCACATTCAAGCATCTATCCGAAGCAACAAATGGCTTCAAGGAAGAGGTGGGGAGAGGAGCATCTGGCACGGTTTTCAAAGGTGTTATGCAGAATGGCAAGAAAATGGTGGCGGTGAAGAGGTTGGAGAAGGAATTCGCACAAGGAGAGATAGAGTTTCAGACAGAGCTGAAGACTATTGGAAAGATGTATCACCGGAACCTAGTCCGGCTCCTAGGTTATTGCCTCGATGGGGACAACAAACTGCTTGTGTTCGAGTTCATGAGCAACGGTTCCCTCGCTGACATACTTTTCAATAAAGAGAAACAGCTGAAATGGGAGGAACGGATGGAGATCGCTCGTGATATATCTAGAGGGATATTATATCTGCACCAAGAGTGCGAGACGCAGATCATTCACTGCGATATAAAGCCTCAGAACATACTCATGGACGACAATTGGCGTGCAAAGATATCTGATTTTGGGCTGGCAAAGCTCCTGAAACAAGATCAGACTAATACAATTACTGGGATAAGAGGCACTAAGGGCTATGTTGCACCAGAGTGGTTCCAAAAGCAGGCGATCACGGTAAAAGCAGATGTGTATAGCTTCGGAGTGGTGCTGCTGGAGATCATATGTTGTAGGAAGTGTGTTGATCATAGCAGGAGTGAGGATGAGGCAATTCTTGAAGAATGGGTTTACAAGTGTTTTGTAACTGGGAAGATTGGGAGTGTGGTGGGGGATGAAATGGTGGATGAGAGTAAAGTGGAGAGGATGGTGATGATAGGGATATGGTGTGTGCAAGATGAGCCGTCGCTACGTCCAACAATGAAGAACGTTCTGCTAATGTTGGAGGGTATTCTCGAGATTTCCATACCTCCTAATCCTTCCTTTTCTTAA
- the LOC125192414 gene encoding uncharacterized protein LOC125192414 yields MGYTKNWLVFVKTINNAIGPKKSYFATRQEAVRKDVERAFGALQSRWAMVRGPARQWYIPNIGDIMYACIILHHIIVESEGDELTQWTSEDDTGAGPSHGVATANVNMRVPHGEVERLRSFSDMRQRNAHIRLQEDIIGEVWTRRGGH; encoded by the coding sequence atgggatataccaaAAACTGGctcgtctttgtgaagacgatcaacAATGCGATCGGGCCAAAGAAGTCCTACTTTGCGACCCGGCAGGAGGCAGTGCGCAAGGATGttgagcgcgcatttggtgcgCTCCAGAGTCGATGGGCGATGGTGAGGGGTCCGGCACGGCAGTGGTATATTCCCAACAtcggcgacatcatgtacgcGTGTATCATTTTGCACCACATTATTGTCGAAAGTGAAGGGGACGAACTGACTCAGTGGACCAGCGAAGATGACACGggtgccggtccaagccacggcgtggccaccGCGAATGTGAACATGAGGGTACCTCATGGAGAGGTTGAGCGGTTGCGCTCATTTTCCGACATGCGGCAAAGAAATGCCCATATTCGACTTCAAGAGGATATCATCGGAGAGGTTTGGACGCGGAGGGGTGGACACTGa
- the LOC125201963 gene encoding G-type lectin S-receptor-like serine/threonine-protein kinase LECRK3, whose translation MSILTILFLLLISTSAKAQRRSSNITLGSSITPSSNSSWPSPSGVYAFGFFPQHVNSYAVGIFLPDKTVVWTANRNSGPTAPDDVVSLLLSPDGRLILRRRQGQDEDVISLSATITSASMLDNGNFVLYGSNSVIIWQSFDHPTNTLLPGQRLQPGKELFSSASETDYGRGIFRLKMQTDGNLVQYPINTPDTAPNPYYATGTNGAGSNVSLNLDNDGRLYLFNGSLPLRNISNGGFPTQGSINLMRLDVGGIFRIYSFSLVNLTMTRRWSSTDDECVPKGFCGVNSFCILMDSAPQCQCLPGFVSVQSGNYTAGCSRTFSAYGCPKMDDMRTVENTEWEDNSYDILDKMTSKEECSKACLDDCNCEAAFFKDNRCRKQKLPLRFGRRSLGNSNMALIRFNTNTVPPDIGGKRIIKKEQRTDILIIGIVLMCISVLVLSISVIFIHKKRKDYNKINKDERATFVEGISLQVFTFKHLVEATNGFREELGRGASGTVFKGVLHNGQKTVAVKRLEKEVAQGEIEFQTELKTIGKMYHRNLVRLLGYYFDRVNKLLVLEYMSNGSLADILFNKGKRPSWEERVRIARDISRGILYLHQECETQIIHCDIKPQNILMDDNWRAKISDFGMAKLLKQDQTKTYTRIRGTKGYVAPEWYQKQAITVKADVYSFGVMLLEIICCRKCVDSGMNEDEAILEEWVYDCYATGKIGSLVGDEMVEERKVERMVKIGIWCVQYDPSLRPTMKKVLLMLEGTMEIPIPPKPTSFLSS comes from the coding sequence ATGTCCATCCTCACAATCTTGTTTCTCCTCCTCATTTCTACTTCAGCAAAAGCTCAAAGAAGATCCTCCAACATCACCTTAGGCTCTTCCATCACACCCTCCTCCAACTCCTCCTGGCCTTCCCCCTCCGGCGTCTACGCCTTCGGATTCTTCCCCCAACATGTCAACAGCTACGCTGTCGGCATCTTTCTTCCCGACAAAACTGTCGTCTGGACAGCCAATAGGAACAGCGGTCCAACCGCCCCTGACGACGTCGTCTCACTTCTACTATCCCCTGACGGCCGGCTAATCCTGCGCCGGAGGCAAGGCCAAGATGAAGACGTCATCAGTCTATCCGCAACCATCACATCAGCGTCAATGCTCGACAACGGCAACTTTGTTCTCTACGGTTCCAATTCCGTAATCATCTGGCAGAGCTTTGATCACCCGACCAACACCCTCCTACCCGGCCAGCGCCTCCAGCCAGGGAAAGAGCTCTTCTCCAGCGCCTCAGAGACTGACTACGGGAGAGGGATTTTCAGGCTGAAGATGCAGACCGATGGAAACCTCGTGCAGTATCCTATCAACACGCCCGATACAGCGCCTAACCCTTACTATGCAACAGGCACAAACGGAGCAGGTAGTAACGTCTCTCTCAACCTCGACAACGACGGCCGACTCTATCTGTTCAACGGTAGCTTGCCTCTGCGGAATATATCTAATGGTGGATTCCCTACACAGGGTTCCATCAATCTCATGAGGCTCGACGTCGGAGGAATCTTCCGCATCTACTCTTTCTCTCTGGTTAATCTAACCATGACCAGGAGATGGTCCTCCACCGACGACGAGTGTGTTCCCAAAGGTTTCTGCGGTGTCAACTCCTTCTGCATTCTCATGGATAGTGCGCCGCAATGTCAGTGTCTTCCCGGTTTTGTCTCTGTTCAGTCCGGAAACTACACAGCTGGCTGTTCAAGAACCTTCTCGGCGTATGGCTGTCCCAAAATGGACGATATGAGAACAGTCGAAAACACCGAATGGGAGGATAACTCGTACGACATTTTGGACAAGATGACAAGTAAAGAAGAGTGCAGCAAAGCATGCCTGGATGACTGCAACTGCGAAGCAGCCTTCTTCAAAGATAACCGATGCCGAAAGCAGAAGCTTCCGTTAAGATTCGGCAGAAGGTCTCTGGGAAACTCAAACATGGCTCTCATTCGCTTCAATACAAACACGGTACCACCCGACATTGGAGGTAAAAGAATCATCAAGAAAGAGCAGCGGACAGACATTCTCATCATTGGCATTGTGCTTATGTGTATAAGCGTCTTGGTATTATCGATTTCTGTGATTTTTATTCACAAGAAACGAAAGGACTACAACAAGATCAATAAAGACGAGAGAGCTACCTTTGTGGAGGGAATTTCGCTGCAAGTGTTCACATTCAAGCATCTGGTTGAAGCAACAAACGGCTTCAGAGAAGAGCTCGGGAGAGGAGCATCCGGCACGGTGTTCAAAGGGGTTCTACATAATGGCCAGAAAACGGTGGCGGTGAAGAGGTTGGAGAAGGAAGTTGCACAAGGAGAGATAGAGTTCCAAACAGAGCTGAAGACGATTGGGAAGATGTATCACCGGAACCTAGTCCGGCTTCTAGGTTACTACTTCGATAGAGTCAACAAACTGTTGGTGCTCGAGTACATGAGCAACGGATCCCTTGCAGACATACTTTTCAATAAAGGGAAAAGGCCTAGCTGGGAGGAACGGGTGAGGATTGCTCGAGATATATCAAGGGGGATACTGTATTTGCACCAAGAGTGCGAGACACAGATCATTCACTGCGATATAAAGCCTCAAAACATACTCATGGACGATAACTGGCGCGCCAAGATATCGGATTTTGGGATGGCGAAGCTCCTGAAGCAAGATCAGACTAAAACGTATACTAGGATAAGAGGCACAAAAGGATATGTTGCGCCTGAGTGGTACCAGAAGCAAGCGATCACAGTGAAAGCGGATGTGTATAGCTTTGGAGTGATGCTGTTGGAGATCATATGTTGTAGGAAGTGTGTTGATTCGGGCATGAATGAGGATGAGGCAATTCTTGAGGAATGGGTTTACGACTGTTATGCAACGGGGAAGATTGGGAGTTTGGTAGGGGATGAGATGGTGGAGGAGAGGAAAGTAGAGAGGATGGTGAAGATAGGGATATGGTGTGTGCAATATGATCCGTCGCTGCGTCCAACTATGAAGAAAGTTCTCCTAATGTTGGAGGGCACTATGGAGATTCCCATACCTCCTAAACCCACTTCTTTCTTAAGTTCCTAG
- the LOC125201962 gene encoding G-type lectin S-receptor-like serine/threonine-protein kinase LECRK3, giving the protein MSIATMLFLLLISSAAKAQIRSPNITLGSSLAPTSNSYWTSPSGVYAFGFFPHRVNSYSIGIFLPDKTVVWTANRDSDPTVPNDVVSLLLSTDGRLILRRRQGQDVDVISPSAAIASASMLDSGNFVVFDSDSRIIWQSFDNPTNTLLPGQRLQPGKELFSSASETDYGKGIFRLKMQTDGHLVQYPINTPDTGTYSYYASGTAGAGSNVSLNLDSNGRLYLLNDSLPLKNISNRGFPTQGYINLMRLDVGGIFRIYSFSLVNLTMTRRWSSTDDECVPKGFCSVNSFCILIDSAPECQCLPGFASVQSGNNTAGCSRTFPAHGCTKTDNRLKYDMRAVENTEWEDNSYEILDKMTSEEECSKACLDDCNCEAAFFKDGQCKKQRLPLRFGRRYLENSNMALIRFSTTMEPDIGGDSNRKRINKKERCINILIIGIALMSIGVLALSISGILFHKKRKDYNKINKDDGANFVEGISLQAFTFEHLSIATDGFKEELGRGASGTVFKGVLQNGQKMVAVKRLEKEIEQGEIEFQTELNTIGKMYHRNLVRLLGYCFDGDNKLLVFEYMSNGTLADILFNQEKRLSWEERMKIARDISRGILYLHQECETQIIHCDIKPQNILMDNNWRAKISDFGVAKLLKQDQSNTYTGIRGTKGYVAPEWYQKQAITVKADVYSFGVMLLEIICCRKCVDWSRSEDEAILEDWVYDCYSSREIGYLVGDEMVEEKKVERMVKIGIWCVQYDPSLRPTMKRVLLMLEGTVEIPIPPRPSSFSSSP; this is encoded by the coding sequence ATGTCCATCGCCACAATGTTGTTTCTCCTTCTGATATCATCAGCAGCAAAAGCTCAAATAAGATCACCCAACATCACATTAGGCTCTTCCCTCGCACCCACCTCCAACTCCTACTGGACTTCCCCCTCCGGAGTCTACGCCTTCGGATTCTTCCCTCATCGTGTCAACAGCTACAGCATCGGCATCTTTCTTCCCGACAAAACCGTCGTCTGGACTGCTAATAGGGACAGCGATCCAACCGTCCCTAACGACGTCGTCTCCCTGCTACTATCTACCGATGGCAGGCTAATCCTGCGCCGGAGGCAAGGCCAAGACGTAGACGTCATCAGCCCCTCTGCAGCCATCGCATCAGCGTCAATGCTCGACAGCGGCAACTTTGTAGTCTTCGATTCTGATTCAAGAATAATCTGGCAGAGCTTCGACAACCCAACCAACACCCTCCTACCCGGCCAGCGCCTCCAGCCAGGGAAAGAGCTCTTCTCCAGCGCCTCAGAGACCGACTACGGGAAAGGGATTTTCAGGCTGAAGATGCAGACAGATGGACACCTCGTGCAGTATCCTATCAACACGCCCGACACAGGGACTTACTCTTACTATGCATCAGGAACAGCCGGAGCAGGTAGTAACGTCTCTCTCAACCTCGACAGCAATGGCAGACTTTATCTGCTCAACGATAGCTTGCCTCTGAAAAATATATCCAATCGTGGATTCCCTACACAGGGATACATCAATCTCATGAGGCTCGACGTCGGAGGAATCTTCCGCATCTACTCTTTCTCTCTGGTTAATCTAACCATGACCAGGAGATGGTCCTCCACCGACGACGAGTGTGTTCCCAAAGGTTTCTGCAGTGTCAACTCCTTCTGCATTCTGATAGATAGTGCGCCAGAATGTCAGTGTCTTCCAGGTTTCGCCTCTGTTCAGTCCGGCAACAACACAGCGGGCTGTTCAAGAACCTTCCCGGCGCATGGCTGCACCAAAACTGATAATAGATTGAAGTATGATATGAGAGCAGTCGAAAACACCGAATGGGAGGATAACTCGTACGAGATTTTGGATAAGATGACAAGTGAAGAAGAGTGCAGCAAAGCATGCCTGGATGACTGCAACTGCGAAGCAGCCTTCTTTAAAGACGGCCAATGCAAAAAACAGAGGCTTCCATTAAGATTCGGGAGAAGGTATCTGGAAAACTCAAACATGGCTCTCATTCGCTTCAGTACAACCATGGAGCCCGACATTGGAGGCGATTCCAACCGCAAAAGAATCAACAAGAAAGAGCGGTGTATAAACATTCTCATCATAGGTATTGCGCTTATGTCTATAGGCGTCTTAGCATTGTCAATTTCTGGGATCTTATTTCACAAGAAGCGGAAGGACTACAACAAGATCAATAAGGACGACGGAGCTAACTTTGTGGAGGGAATATCGTTGCAAGCGTTCACATTCGAGCATCTTTCCATAGCAACAGACGGCTTCAAGGAAGAGCTCGGGAGAGGAGCTTCCGGCACAGTGTTCAAGGGGGTTCTGCAGAATGGCCAGAAAATGGTGGCAGTGAAGAGGTTGGAGAAGGAAATTGAACAAGGAGAGATAGAGTTCCAGACAGAGCTGAATACGATCGGGAAGATGTATCACCGGAACCTAGTCCGGCTCCTTGGCTATTGCTTCGATGGAGACAACAAATTGCTGGTGTTTGAGTATATGAGCAACGGAACCCTCGCAGACATACTTTTCAATCAAGAGAAACGGCTTAGCTGGGAGGAACGGATGAAGATTGCTCGAGATATATCGAGGGGGATACTGTATCTACACCAAGAGTGTGAGACGCAAATCATTCATTGCGATATAAAACCTCAGAACATACTCATGGACAATAACTGGCGTGCCAAGATATCGGATTTCGGGGTAGCAAAGCTCCTGAAGCAAGATCAGAGTAATACGTATACTGGGATAAGAGGGACTAAGGGCTATGTAGCGCCGGAGTGGTATCAGAAGCAGGCGATCACGGTGAAAGCGGATGTTTATAGCTTCGGAGTGATGCTGCTGGAGATCATATGTTGTAGGAAGTGTGTTGATTGGAGTAGGAGTGAGGATGAGGCCATTCTCGAGGATTGGGTTTACGACTGTTATTCCTCAAGGGAGATTGGATATCTCGTGGGGGATGAAATGGTGGAGGAGAAGAAAGTGGAGAGGATGGTGAAGATAGGGATATGGTGTGTGCAGTATGATCCGTCGCTGCGTCCAACAATGAAGAGAGTTCTGCTAATGTTGGAGGGAACTGTGGAGATTCCCATACCTCCAAGACCTTCTTCCTTCTCAAGTTCCCCCTAG
- the LOC125202428 gene encoding G-type lectin S-receptor-like serine/threonine-protein kinase LECRK3: protein MKNSSNSISIHTQTAMAILTILILILISTVTEAQRRSSNITLGSSLILTSNSTWPSPSGIFAFGFFPQHVNSYAVGIFFFPDKTVVWTANRDTNPTVPNDVVSLLLSTDGRLILRRRQGQDVDVINPSTAITSASMLDNGNFVLYDSESRIIWQSFDHLTNTLLPGQRLPPGEELFSSASETDYGKGIFRLRMQTDGNLVQYPVDTPNTAPYAYYATGTNGAGSNISLNLDSDGRLYLLNGSLPLRNITNGGFPTQGYVNFMRLDVGGIFRVDSLSLDGIRKTRWSSTYDECHPKGFCGVNSFCILMDNVPECKCLPGFVSAHSGNNTAGCSRTFSMQGCPIVDGGLKYEMKTIENTEWEDNSYESLKMMISEKECSKACLDDCSCEAAFFKDGECKKQRLPLRFGRRSLRNSNMALVRVSTAIVPDTGGDSDHKRVIKSEQRSDILITGIVLMFIGVLALSISVIIAHKKRKEYKKISKEDETNFAEGISLQVFTFEHLFEATNGFKEEVGRGASGTVFKGVLQNGQKTVAVKRLEKEFEQGEIEFQTELKTIGKMYHRNLVRLLGYCFDGDNKLLVFEYMSNGSLAGILYIEEKRPNWEKRMDIARDISRGILYLHQECETQIIHCDIKPQNILMDENWCAKISDFGLAKLLKQDQTNTYTEIRGTKGYVAPEWYQKQAITVKADVYSFGVMLLEIICCRKCVDYSKSEDEAILEEWVYDCYATGKIRSLVGDETVEGKKVERMVKIGIWCVQYDPSLRPTMKKVLLMLEGTVEIPIPPCPTSFLSSI, encoded by the coding sequence ATGAAAAATAGCAGCAACAGCATATcaatacacacacaaacaGCAATGGCCATCCTAACAATCTTGATTCTCATTCTTATTTCCACAGTAACAGAAGCTCAGAGAAGATCATCCAACATCACCTTAGGCTCTTCCCTCATACTCACCTCCAACTCCACATGGCCTTCCCCCTCTGGCATCTTCGCCTTCGGATTCTTCCCCCAACACGTCAACAGCTACGCTGTCggcatctttttttttcctgacAAAACCGTCGTCTGGACTGCTAATCGGGACACCAATCCAACCGTCCCCAACGATGTTGTCTCCCTGCTACTATCTACCGACGGCAGGCTAATCCTGCGCCGGAGGCAAGGCCAAGACGTAGACGTCATCAACCCCTCCACAGCCATCACATCGGCCTCAATGCTCGACAACGGCAACTTTGTTCTCTACGATTCCGAATCCAGAATCATCTGGCAGAGTTTCGACCACCTGACCAACACGCTCCTCCCCGGCCAGCGCCTCCCGCCCGGGGAAGAGCTCTTCTCCAGCGCCTCAGAGACCGACTACGGGAAAGGGATTTTCAGGCTGAGGATGCAGACCGATGGAAACCTCGTGCAGTATCCTGTCGACACGCCCAACACAGCGCCTTACGCTTACTATGCAACAGGCACAAACGGAGCAGGTAGTAACATCTCTCTTAACCTCGACAGCGACGGCCGTCTTTATCTGCTCAACGGTAGCTTGCCTCTGCGGAATATAACCAATGGTGGATTCCCTACGCAAGGATACGTCAATTTCATGAGGCTCGACGTTGGAGGAATCTTCCGCGTCGACTCTCTGTCTCTTGATGGGATCAGGAAGACGAGATGGTCCTCCACCTACGACGAGTGTCATCCCAAAGGTTTCTGCGGTGTCAACTCCTTCTGCATTCTGATGGATAATGTGCCGGAATGTAAGTGTCTTCCCGGTTTCGTCTCTGCTCATTCCGGCAACAACACAGCCGGATGTTCTAGAACCTTCTCCATGCAGGGATGTCCCATAGTTGATGGTGGATTGAAGTACGAAATGAAAACAATCGAAAACACGGAATGGGAGGATAACTCGTATGAGAGTTTGAAAATGATGATAAGTGAAAAGGAGTGCAGCAAAGCATGCCTCGATGACTGCAGCTGCGAAGCAGCCTTCTTTAAAGATGGCGAATGCAAAAAACAGAGGCTTCCGTTAAGATTCGGAAGAAGGTCTCTGCGAAACTCAAACATGGCTCTTGTTCGCGTTAGTACAGCCATTGTACCCGACACGGGAGGCGATTCCGACCATAAAAGAGTCATCAAGAGTGAACAGCGTAGTGACATCCTCATCACCGGCATTGTGCTTATGTTTATAGGCGTCTTGGCCTTGTCGATTTCTGTGATCATCGCTCACAAGAAACGGAAGGAATACAAGAAGATCAGCAAGGAAGATGAAACTAATTTCGCGGAGGGCATTTCGTTGCAAGTGTTCACATTTGAGCATCTGTTCGAAGCAACAAATGGCTTCAAGGAAGAGGTGGGGAGAGGAGCATCTGGCACGGTGTTCAAAGGGGTTCTGCAGAATGGCCAGAAAACGGTGGCAGTTAAGAGGTTGGAGAAGGAATTCGAACAAGGAGAGATAGAGTTCCAGACGGAGCTGAAGACTATTGGGAAGATGTATCACAGGAACCTAGTCCGGCTCCTAGGTTACTGCTTTGATGGAGACAACAAACTGTTGGTGTTTGAGTACATGAGCAACGGATCCCTTGCAGGCATACTTTACATTGAAGAGAAACGTCCGAACTGGGAGAAACGGATGGACATCGCTCGAGATATATCGAGAGGGATATTGTATCTGCACCAAGAGTGCGAGACACAGATCATTCACTGCGATATAAAGCCTCAGAACATACTGATGGACGAGAACTGGTGTGCCAAGATATCGGATTTCGGGCTGGCGAAGCTTCTTAAGCAAGACCAGACTAATACGTATACTGAGATAAGAGGGACTAAGGGCTATGTAGCGCCAGAGTGGTACCAAAAGCAGGCGATCACGGTGAAAGCAGATGTTTATAGCTTTGGAGTGATGCTGCTGGAGATCATATGTTGTAGAAAGTGTGTTGATTATAGCAAGAGTGAGGATGAGGCAATTCTTGAGGAATGGGTTTACGACTGTTATGCAACAGGGAAGATTCGGAGTCTGGTGGGGGATGAAACGGTGGAGGGGAAGAAAGTGGAAAGGATGGTGAAGATAGGGATTTGGTGTGTGCAATATGATCCGTCACTGCGTCCAACTATGAAGAAAGTTTTGCTAATGTTGGAGGGAACTGTCGAGATTCCCATACCTCCATGTCCGACTTCCTTCTTAAGTTCAATCTAG